The following proteins come from a genomic window of Yinghuangia sp. ASG 101:
- a CDS encoding acyl-CoA dehydrogenase family protein produces the protein MSQEFEFDDEIVQLRSMLREFCAEVSPEAVVREHMESELGHDPGLWRRLGTELGVLGLAVPEAYGGDGAGLVAQAVVVDELGAALVCGPVLGSLALAMPTLVALSDENAKRELLPPLCTGDRVATLVAPLATGVPDEDAVTIEATDNDGWRLTGAAAQVPDAAAADTLLVLARTPDGPALFAVAGDAEGLTRTALTTLDLTRRQAAVSFAATPARLLASGTEAVGAVERAALVATVLLAVESVGGAQRMLDATVAHVGTRKQFGQPVGAFQAVKHRCANLLIAVETARSAAYHGVWALQDGTDDPRLAAALAKAVASESYQAVSAGAIQLHGGLGFTWEGSPHLYFKRAGTNGLTLGTTTRHFDRLAALTIDAASA, from the coding sequence ATGAGCCAGGAGTTCGAGTTCGACGACGAGATCGTCCAACTGCGTTCGATGCTGCGCGAGTTCTGCGCCGAGGTGTCCCCCGAGGCCGTGGTGCGCGAGCATATGGAATCCGAGCTGGGCCACGACCCGGGCCTGTGGCGCCGGCTGGGCACCGAGCTCGGCGTCCTCGGCCTGGCCGTCCCCGAGGCGTACGGCGGGGACGGCGCCGGGCTGGTCGCCCAGGCCGTCGTCGTCGACGAACTCGGCGCGGCCCTGGTCTGCGGGCCGGTGCTCGGCAGCCTCGCGCTGGCCATGCCGACGCTGGTGGCGCTGTCCGACGAGAACGCCAAGCGCGAGCTGCTGCCGCCGCTGTGCACCGGCGATCGCGTGGCCACGCTCGTCGCCCCGCTCGCCACCGGAGTCCCGGACGAGGACGCCGTCACCATCGAGGCCACCGACAACGACGGCTGGCGGCTCACCGGCGCGGCGGCCCAGGTCCCCGACGCAGCCGCCGCCGACACCCTGCTGGTGCTGGCCCGGACCCCGGACGGCCCGGCGCTGTTCGCCGTGGCCGGGGACGCCGAGGGCCTGACCCGCACCGCGCTGACCACCCTCGACCTCACGCGCCGCCAGGCCGCGGTCTCCTTCGCCGCGACGCCCGCACGGCTGCTGGCCTCCGGCACCGAGGCGGTCGGTGCCGTCGAGCGGGCCGCGCTGGTGGCCACGGTGCTGCTGGCCGTCGAATCGGTCGGCGGGGCGCAGCGGATGCTCGACGCCACCGTCGCGCACGTCGGCACGCGCAAGCAATTCGGCCAGCCCGTCGGCGCGTTCCAGGCGGTCAAGCACCGCTGCGCGAACCTGCTGATCGCGGTCGAGACCGCCCGGTCGGCGGCCTATCACGGCGTCTGGGCACTCCAGGACGGCACCGACGACCCGCGGCTCGCGGCCGCACTCGCCAAGGCCGTGGCGAGCGAGTCCTACCAGGCCGTCAGCGCCGGGGCGATCCAGCTCCACGGCGGCCTCGGCTTCACGTGGGAGGGCTCGCCGCACCTGTACTTCAAGCGGGCCGGCACGAACGGTCTCACGCTGGGCACCACCACGCGGCATTTCGACCGGCTGGCGGCCCTGACCATCGACGCCGCCTCGGCCTGA
- a CDS encoding acyl-CoA dehydrogenase family protein: MTAKPATTPDAELVEATARRVVAEHPPASTPLPQLMGAWYDAGLTWVHFPAGLGGLDAPRALQPLANRVMREAGGPEPRTVNTIGYGIVAGTIRRYAGREFAARLLRPLATGEEKWCQLFSEPGAGSDLAGLATRAVRDGDGWLVNGQKVWNSLAHLSRWAILLARTDPDVPKHKGLTFFVVDMRSPGITVRPLRQITGRAAFNEVFLDDVHIPDSQRFGAVGEGWIVANSTLGDERTSLGDRVAARGSGPIADALALWAAHPERHDPVLRDRLVRLWVRAEAQRLTGDRARVAASTGAVGAESAIIKLLNSELAQAVYEFCLELLGPEGTLIDTYSLDAPDDESGPAAIQRKYLRSRATTLEGGTSEIMRNVIGERVLKLPQELRADKGVAWKDIPR; this comes from the coding sequence ATGACCGCAAAGCCGGCGACCACGCCCGACGCCGAGCTGGTCGAGGCCACCGCCCGCCGGGTGGTGGCCGAGCACCCGCCCGCCTCGACTCCGCTCCCCCAGCTCATGGGCGCCTGGTACGACGCCGGGCTGACCTGGGTGCACTTCCCGGCCGGGCTCGGCGGCCTGGACGCGCCCCGCGCCCTCCAGCCGCTGGCCAACCGGGTCATGCGCGAGGCCGGCGGGCCCGAGCCCCGGACGGTGAACACCATCGGCTACGGCATCGTGGCCGGCACGATCCGCCGCTACGCGGGCCGGGAGTTCGCCGCCCGCCTGCTGCGCCCGCTGGCCACCGGCGAGGAGAAGTGGTGCCAGCTGTTCAGCGAGCCGGGCGCGGGATCCGACCTGGCCGGCCTGGCCACCCGGGCGGTCCGCGACGGCGACGGCTGGCTGGTGAACGGCCAGAAGGTCTGGAACAGCCTGGCCCACCTCTCCCGCTGGGCGATCCTGCTGGCCCGCACCGATCCCGACGTGCCCAAGCACAAGGGCCTGACGTTCTTCGTGGTCGACATGCGGTCCCCGGGGATCACCGTACGGCCGCTGCGCCAGATCACCGGGCGGGCCGCGTTCAACGAGGTGTTCCTCGACGACGTGCACATCCCCGACAGCCAACGGTTCGGCGCGGTCGGCGAGGGCTGGATCGTCGCCAACAGCACCCTCGGCGACGAACGCACCTCGCTCGGCGACCGCGTGGCGGCCCGGGGCAGCGGCCCGATCGCCGACGCCCTGGCCCTGTGGGCGGCGCACCCCGAGCGGCACGACCCGGTGCTGCGCGACCGGCTGGTCCGGCTCTGGGTCCGGGCGGAGGCGCAGCGGCTGACCGGCGACCGGGCCCGGGTGGCGGCGAGCACGGGGGCGGTCGGCGCCGAGAGCGCGATCATCAAGCTGCTCAACTCCGAACTGGCCCAGGCGGTCTACGAGTTCTGCCTGGAACTGCTCGGCCCGGAAGGGACGTTGATCGACACCTACTCGCTCGACGCGCCGGACGACGAGTCCGGCCCGGCCGCGATCCAACGCAAGTACCTGCGTTCCCGCGCCACCACGCTCGAAGGCGGCACCTCGGAGATCATGCGCAACGTCATCGGCGAACGCGTCCTCAAGCTGCCGCAGGAACTGCGCGCCGACAAGGGCGTCGCCTGGAAGGACATCCCCCGATGA
- a CDS encoding cytochrome P450, giving the protein MEIDLLDPAHYVAGQPYELYKWLRENDPVHWHAEPGGPGFYALTRYADVKALETDADTYRNAPTTLISDTALHGDETHHHLIFSDAPHHTAHRRLLSPELGVKAVRAQHDVLAGLVDDIIDRVVEKGECDFVDDIAGRMASFVMADLIGLPREQSLVMFEAAATLARGTDPSYGIGAEAAAMLYSWASDAYRERTAEPREDMLTKIAHAEVLDIPFDEHQFQLDFQLLVSAGSDTSRNLLATGMHRLFQNPEAHRALVDDPSLVPQAVEEMLRFDPPIVFQRRTAARDTEFAGVAVAKGTKLVGYYGAANRDPEMFADPDTFDIHRSPNPHLAFGAGRHFCLGSHLARAELVTMFTALVTRLPDLRPAGDVVWHQHPQTPSVVGPFAIPVRFTPGERVGNAVLA; this is encoded by the coding sequence ATGGAGATCGACCTGCTCGACCCCGCCCACTACGTGGCGGGACAGCCCTACGAGCTGTACAAGTGGCTGCGCGAGAACGACCCGGTGCACTGGCACGCGGAGCCCGGCGGCCCCGGCTTCTACGCCCTCACCCGGTACGCGGACGTCAAGGCGCTGGAGACGGACGCGGACACCTACCGCAACGCCCCGACCACGCTGATCAGCGACACCGCCCTGCACGGGGACGAGACCCACCACCACCTGATCTTCTCCGACGCGCCGCACCACACCGCGCACCGCAGGCTGCTCAGCCCGGAACTCGGCGTGAAAGCGGTCCGGGCCCAGCACGACGTGCTGGCCGGGCTGGTCGACGACATCATCGACCGCGTCGTCGAGAAGGGGGAGTGCGACTTCGTCGACGACATCGCCGGCCGGATGGCCAGCTTCGTCATGGCGGACCTGATCGGCCTGCCGCGCGAGCAGTCGCTGGTGATGTTCGAGGCCGCGGCGACGCTGGCCCGGGGCACCGATCCGTCGTACGGCATCGGGGCCGAGGCCGCCGCGATGCTCTACTCCTGGGCCAGTGACGCCTACCGGGAGCGGACGGCCGAGCCCCGCGAGGACATGCTGACCAAGATCGCCCACGCGGAGGTCCTGGACATCCCCTTCGACGAGCACCAGTTCCAGCTCGACTTCCAGCTCCTGGTCTCGGCCGGCAGCGACACCTCGCGCAACCTCCTCGCCACCGGCATGCACCGGCTGTTCCAGAACCCCGAGGCGCACCGCGCCCTCGTCGACGACCCGTCGCTGGTGCCCCAGGCGGTCGAGGAGATGCTGCGGTTCGACCCGCCCATCGTGTTCCAGCGCCGCACCGCCGCGCGCGACACCGAGTTCGCCGGGGTCGCCGTGGCCAAGGGCACCAAGCTGGTCGGCTACTACGGCGCGGCCAACCGGGACCCGGAGATGTTCGCCGACCCGGACACCTTCGACATCCACCGCTCGCCGAATCCGCACCTCGCGTTCGGCGCCGGGCGGCACTTCTGCCTCGGCTCCCACCTGGCCCGCGCCGAACTGGTGACCATGTTCACGGCGCTGGTCACCCGCCTGCCCGACCTGCGCCCGGCAGGCGACGTGGTGTGGCACCAGCACCCGCAGACCCCGTCGGTGGTGGGCCCGTTCGCGATCCCCGTCCGCTTCACCCCGGGCGAGCGGGTCGGGAACGCCGTGCTCGCCTGA